CTTAAACATCAATACGCCCTTAAAGCTCTAAAGTCTTACTGGCAAAACAACCATCCATCAATGGTTGTTTCTTTATTACCTTTTGTTAATGACGTGCTAGAAAAATCCGTCAAGGCTGTTCACCCAACGGTTCCTTTTATCACCTCACTCTGCGACCTTGTGGATTTAGATAAATACTACTTAACCAACCAACGCAACAACCACTACCCTTCACATGCCATTTGCCCAACTGACACGGCAGAAGAGCAAGCACGTCAGCTGGGTTATATTGATAGTCATATTCACCGTTTATCAGGCCCAGTGCTAGACCCAGATGTATATTTCTCTCCATTCTCGAGCAAACAGAAAGAACGCCAAAAGCACGGATTAGACGCCAATGCGACCACAGCCGTTATTAGTTTTGGCGGTAATGGCTCTAATGAAATGTTATCAATTGCCAATCAACTTGCACGATCTCCATTCAATTTACAGTGTATTTTTATCTGTGGAAAGAATAAGACCTTAGCCAAAAAAATCCTAAAGGTTAAAACATCAAAAAAACTCTTGGTTAAAGGCTTTACGACAAATATGTCTTACTACTTGAGTTTAGGCGATTTTTTTATTGGCAAACCAGGTCCAAATAGCATTGGAGAAGCAATCCAAATGGGTTTACCTGTGATTACCGAAAATAGCTGGCGAACAATGCAACAAGAACGCCATACCTGTGAGTGGATTATCGCTAATCAGTTTGGTCTGGTTATCAAAACATTCCGTAACACAGCACCGGCTATTGCCAAACTACTTGAGCCTACACAATTCAATACTTACCAAAAGAAAGTGGCAAACATAAGAAATTATGGTGTATTTGAAGCTGTTGATGCACTATCAACTATCTTAAATAATCTGAATGATAAAGTAGAACTTACTAACAGCTAAAAACAATAAGGTAGTGGTGAATTATACAATGAACGAAATATGTTTTCTCAATATTGATCTTGATATTGAATCAGCAGAAGATTTAACACCCATCATCCAAGAGTGGGAGGATCGTGTTATTGTCTTCCAACATGAAAAAATTGGTGATGTTTATCATGGCTCTTTTGAAACTAGCTGCAACAAATTAGAAGAAATCATTGAGGAATATTATACGTTAGTAATGGGGTTAACCCGAAAGTCAAAACATATCTGGGATCATGCAATTAGTCGAAAATTTGATTTTGGCTAC
This genomic interval from Spartinivicinus ruber contains the following:
- a CDS encoding glycosyltransferase; translated protein: MKEIYLLITDAGGGHRAHALALKKAIQAQQLNWNVRIVNIYTEILTRGKHWEAFYNFLLKSGFSWIYWPVMVPLIRLQIPLKHQYALKALKSYWQNNHPSMVVSLLPFVNDVLEKSVKAVHPTVPFITSLCDLVDLDKYYLTNQRNNHYPSHAICPTDTAEEQARQLGYIDSHIHRLSGPVLDPDVYFSPFSSKQKERQKHGLDANATTAVISFGGNGSNEMLSIANQLARSPFNLQCIFICGKNKTLAKKILKVKTSKKLLVKGFTTNMSYYLSLGDFFIGKPGPNSIGEAIQMGLPVITENSWRTMQQERHTCEWIIANQFGLVIKTFRNTAPAIAKLLEPTQFNTYQKKVANIRNYGVFEAVDALSTILNNLNDKVELTNS